The Neisseria subflava DNA window CAAGCCAAACGGGCAGTTTGTGCTGCCGCCGCAAAAAATCATGGCGTTTTTGGAGAGCCTGCCGTTGGGTAAGATTCCCGGTGTCGGCAAAGTCACGCTGAAAAAGATGAATGCCCTCGGTATGCAGACCGCCGGCGATTTGCGCCGTTTTGAGCGCGGCGAACTTTTAAACCATTTCGGTCGCTACGGCTACCGCCTTTACGATTTGGCACGCGGTATCGACGAGCGGCCGGTCAAAGCCGAACGCGAACGCCTGCAAATCTCAACCGAAATTACTTTGCCCGAAGATTTGTCTTTGGCGCAGGCTTCAAGCCATTTGCCGCACCTTGCCGAAGACCTCTGGCGGCAGGTTGAACGCAAAAACGTCGAAGCCAAAGGCGTTACCCTCAAACTCAAAACCCACGATTTCCGCATTATCACGCGTTCGCTGACGTATTCTTCCGTCCTTCCCGACAGCGCCTCGCTGCTTCAGGCGGCGCATACTTTGCTGCAACGCATACCGCCGCAACGCGAAGACGCCTTCCGCCTGATCGGTATCGGCGTGAGTCATTTGCTGCCGAAAAACCAGCAGCAGACGCTTTGGTTATAAAGAAATAGAAAAGCATTCTTTCCGTTTGAAGATAGGGCGCAGGACAA harbors:
- the dinB gene encoding DNA polymerase IV; its protein translation is MSQRKIIHIDMDAFYASVELREQPQLKGLPVVVAWDGTRSVICAASYEARKFGLHSAMSVATAKRLCPQAVFVPPHFDWYRQVSAQIHAVFRRYTDLIEPLSLDEAYLDVTRNFENIPYASEVAKRIRAEIFEETGLTASAGIAPNKFLAKIASDWRKPNGQFVLPPQKIMAFLESLPLGKIPGVGKVTLKKMNALGMQTAGDLRRFERGELLNHFGRYGYRLYDLARGIDERPVKAERERLQISTEITLPEDLSLAQASSHLPHLAEDLWRQVERKNVEAKGVTLKLKTHDFRIITRSLTYSSVLPDSASLLQAAHTLLQRIPPQREDAFRLIGIGVSHLLPKNQQQTLWL